In Planococcus sp. MB-3u-03, the DNA window ATCTACCTACTTTCGTGTTCTGTATTTATATAGTGAAATTTTGTCGAAAAATAAGTGTATTAATTTTATTAACTTCTTTTAAAACATCGATATACTTAGGAAGCAACAAAACTACTTTAACCATATCCTTAGATACAGGAGGTTTTATTTTGCAGAACCGTATTAAAAGAGCTTTTAATTTATCGAAACATCTACATGGAGAAGCCACTCGGCCTCGATTGGTCAGCGGTATTATATTAGATACTTCGAGACGTCATGTGCCAGTAACGTTCTTAATGCGCGTTATCGATGAGATTCAAACAGGTGGTGGAGATTATCTTCAATTACATTTTCGGATGCAGAGGGATACCGGTTATTCTCTGAAATCCTAGGTCAGACTTTGACAAAACAAATGATCAATACCTCGTTAAAAGCGAAATTCTAGAACTCATCGCTTATGCAAATGATAGAGATGTGATGATCATTCCAGATTTTGATGTTCCAAGCCACTCAAAGGGTGGTTGAAACTGGTCAAAGAAAATTCGATGAAAACTTTTACAAATCGATCGTGTCAGACTTTGATGAGGGTTTAGTTGACTATTTTGATAACCCTCAAGCAACAATGCTCGTTAAACATTTGATCGAGGAAATAGCCTTTGTATTTAAGCAAGACAAATATAAAGGACACCAAATATTCTCAATAGGCGGTGACGAAGTGCCAGGGACAAATAACTTCCAGGAAGAGTATATAAGGTTTATCAATACAATTTCTGGTTATGTCGAGCAATGCGGCTACAAACCGAGAATGTGGAACGATTCTGAAGAAGGGATATAAGAAAAAAAATAAAAAGAAGAGAAAGAAAAAAGAAAAGAAAGAATGATGAAAAAAGAGAGAATAAATACAAAAAAAAGAGAAAAAAAAAAAAAGAATAAATAAAAAAAAGAAAGAAGAAAAAGTAATGACAGTATAAATACAGAAGCTATCGCAGGACAAATTGACTACGTAAAGGCATTTCATAAATCAACTGTATTTTGTTACAAAGATAATCCCTACGGCGAAGTTGACACGTCAGATGTCCTTAAAGGTACTGCATATACATTTTGGACTGAGCGTGGAATCGAACTAACAGATGAGCAATTATTAGCTCAAGTTTTGCCTTTAATAAAAAACTATTTAAGCATAAGCCAAAACTAATCATGCATTGAGGCACATTAAATCAAAGACTCAACGATAAGTAGAAAAGAACTTCTGAGAATAAAACAACGCATTTTGGAATATCAACAGATTGTCCCTTACACACTAGGATGCTGCCAAAGTTGAATGGGATTTGTAGAAGCAACTGGATTCACACTAAATTTACACGATGGCAGCTGCCTAAATTATCTCGTCATTGACTATAAGAAGAACAGCAACTGCAGACAGTTCACACGGCAATAATCAAATGGACTCATCCTTAAAAAAATGGAAAAAAAGGCTTATCATTAGGGGTAATATGAGTTCAAAGTCTAGTAGTCCAAAAACTTGGCCATGTAAATTTCATTGTGTAGTTTATTGTTGATAATTATTGAGTTGTTGCGAATGCCTTCCGGTTTATACTCCATTTTTTCGAAGAGCTTCCGAGCTGGAATGTTTTCTTCTGAAACAGTCAGCTCGAGACGACTGATGGCTTTTGTGATAGCCCATTCCTCTGCTTTTTGAAGAAGAGAGTAAGCAATTCCTTTACCTTGCGCATCAGCTTGAATCCCAAGAAGCAAGGCTGCACGATGAGTAGCCCGTTTGGCCTCATTCCCTGTGACCATCAAATAACCGACGTGCTCTCCATTTAAAATAGCAAGAAAAACAATTGAATGGCCGCGTTGATTCCACTCAATAATCTGCTTTCTCACTTTTTGTGTAGACAGTGCTCGTTCTTCTTTTCCATACAATAGAAAGTCCGATTCTCCTTCTATATTTTTCTGCAATTCTGCGAGAAAACGAGCATCACTATGTCCAGCTGGACGAACGAACAAAATATCCTCATTCGCATGATCCTTATTTTCATCGTTTTTAGTCAAAAGATCTATCCTTTCAAAACTAACATACCGATTTGACTTGAACTCCTTGACTATGTAGCCGTTATCTAGCCAAGCATGGAAATGCTTGGCCGGTGCTTTCGTCTTTTTCCACCAACTTTGATTTAAGTAAGCACTATTAGGCAGGCTCTGTCCCATAATCTTTTCAATTTCAGTCAGGTGCAACGCAAGGGTTGGGTTTGTTGCCATGGAAAAATAATTTGCAAATGGAATGTACTTCTTTTCTAGCGCTATCGTCATTGGTTTTAATTCCTTTCAATCGTCATCATTTTTTTAATTGTTGAATTACAGCATTCGGTAAACTCTTTTGCTTTATCATCTGAAAAGTCGGCTTATTTTTATTGTTCGGTCAAACTATCGTTGTCTTTCTTCAAAACGATAGTAATGCGTCCAATAAGCGAATACTTCTTTGACTATGCCCGATTTTTTGAGCCTTCACGGCATTCAATTCTTCTGCGACATAAATTTCATAGAAGATCTTTTTTAAATTGTCTGATGTTGATTCTCAATTACATTTTAAAATGCTTATATTTCAATAGAAAACCTCCTGAATAATAACGAAATAAAGAATCAGCAATTGAAGTGTTTGAGATCGATCACTTCTATTTTTGTCATTTCGCTAAAATTAAGTCTTAGTATTCACTTGAATAAAAGACACAGAACTTATATACCCATTAATTTGAGTTTTATTTATATTTTTTAAAATTAAACCATCTTTTTACACTGAAAATATTTACTGACAGTTTTTCGAGTTAATATTAGGGATTAAAAATGAGTTTATTTGTGGGGGATTATGGAAAAAACGAGTAATTATAGCAATCTCTTCTAAACTAGAGCTTGTGGACGAGCGAGAATCGAATGAGGAACTTCATTTTAACTTGCAACTGAAAAGAATCAGTCTCATAGTTAAGATTTATTTTGTCCAGAAGAAGTAAACAGTATGAATTATTTCGCTGACCACCAAAAAAGCGCATTCATCTCAAGAGGTTTGTAAGAGAATCATATGGTTTTATGGATACACCCAACGAAGAAAGAGAATTCATGGATAAAATTTTGTATATGGATTGTCCTTATTCTTAATCGATAGAAATGCTGAGTCAATAGCTGTGTTTTATTTGCTTTGAAATAAGAAATGGAGGGAGTGACTGAACGGGAGTTTACATATGACACCTTATCGGAAGTTATAAAAATATAAAAGGCAAGAAAAGGCTCGTTATAGCGAATTCTCTTGACCTCAGTATTTACGTTTGTATCGACTAAACAATCACTGCATAGAACTTTTTGTGTTGCATAAGCTTACGTTATTTTTGCCATTTTAGATTGACGTTGCAGGATGTATTAGGGGAGTGTTAATAAAGAAGTAGAAATGTAAATTAGCACATTTAAGTTGCAGTAATTTACAGGAAGAAAACTAGCGAAATGAATGGAACAAACGGCATAGCTTTTTAGAAAAGAAATGCCGACAGTAAGCTTGATGGATGGACTGCAAGAACATGCCACCTTATCATTTTTGGATTGGTTCATTGAAGAACAAATGGAAGAAAAAAAGATGTTCCGTGATATGATCATTCGCATAAAAGGCATCGAAGAAGGTGGCGAGTATTTCCTGAAAATGGACGACGAGTTTGCTGCAAGAAAACCGGAAGAATAATACGAAAGAAAAAAGCACAAGGCTGATTGTGTGCTTTTTTGTGTGAATTATAAATTTTTCATTATTCCTCTTCACTTAAGGAATGATCATTTTCTAACCAATCCACAATTAACTCTAGGATGATTTCTTGTTGTTCACTGACGGTGATCTGAGCTTCATTGTCGCCGGACTGACTACCATATACGCCAAAATACGCGTGGTTTCCGCCTGGAATTTCAATGAAATCCGTTGTTTCTGGCAAGTTTGGGCTGTTTTCCTTAATTTTTTCAGGCGTACTTAAGCCATCTTCTGAACCGCTTATGGATAAAGCGGGTAAGTTGGATTCGCTTAAATAGTCATTGCTTGCTGCGTATGCCCCGAGTAATATGAGCCCGTTGACGCGATCCAACTGCTGATCGGCATACATAGCGGCTGCTGCGCCTCCCATGGAATGACCCGAGACATACCACTCGATGCTGTCGTCACTTTCGATGATTTCATCCGCTTTTGAAACATCTAGAATGGATAAATTTAATCTCACTGAAGGGATAGCGACTGTAATATTTTGCTTCGATAATTCTTGTGCTAAGTAGGCATATGCTTCAGGCTCGACTTTTGCACCAGGGTAGAGGATCAACCCTTTTTCTGCATTATCGGCCCGATAGATATACCACCCATCCTCGGGTTCGATAACTTCCTCTATTTCGATTTGATCAGCATCTACCGCTTCAAATGTATCTTGAGACCAGATAAAAAAGATAGTGAAGCTCACAATTACGACTAAAGCTAGTATGAAGAGCGAGATGAATAAGGTTTTTTTGTTTAGAATTTTTCATGATGGTTACCGAATTATTCTTCATTTAATCAAGTAGAAAGGTATAGCCAATCCACTGAATAAAATTATAAATAATTATCCTTTCTGGATTTTGAAAGCATTCACTTAAGTTTTATGAAACTATTATTTCATGCAACTTAATTATAAACATTAGCACGTTTGTGAGGTGAAAGCATGAGTAAAACCAACATGTGGTAAATCCGTTAAAGGTAAAGGAGGAAGGGGATCCTTAAGTAATATGGAATGTATTAGTGTATAAGCGATTCTAGCTGGAATTATAGAAACGATGAAAACTATGACATCAAAACATTTCATACGAGCTCTGAGACCGAATTTTAATGTTCATCTTACAAGTACATTGGTGTGTCTAAAGCAGGTTTGGGATAACTAAAGTATTACAACGAACTCCGTTGCTCTAGGCATTATCGGTATTTCTGTCTATAGCATGTCAGGCGACAATAATAATGAGTCGCACCCCGTTTCCTCCATGCGATCGGTCCTGCTCAACGTGGTTGAAAACCTTTTGAATTCTCCGCAACAGCACACTACGGATTTTCAAAGTTTCCGATAGTAAGTAATCTCGAATTATAGAAAATACGCTATTTTTCTAGTAAGTTAAATGTTTAAATAAAGATAGTTAAAGATCCGGAACAAGGAGGTTATAGGCTATGTCTACTTTAGCAACTATTTTTGTATTGATTGTTTTCACTTGAGCATTTTATATCCTGGCTCTTGAAATGTTTTTCTTTCGTCTAAAGCAGCTAAACGGTCATTTGGGCTAAGTGATGAAGCAGTGGCGTCTAAGCAAATCCGAACACTTTTCGCCAATCAGGGATTGTATAATGGCTTTTAGCTGCTGGTCTTATTTTCGGATTAATCCGCAATGATACAGGAGTTGTCATTTTCTTTTATCATGTGTCATTATTGCGGCTGTATACGGCGCATTGACATCCAATCGATCAATCTTAATCAAACAAGGGTTCCTGCCATTATCGCTCTAATTCTCGTATTGCTAGTAGGATAACGAAAGAATTAGGTGAATGGAGAAATCAAATCATTATAATACTTAATTTTATTTGATGGATAAAGTAGCCTTTTAGTCCCATAATTGGTACGCCCAGATTGATTTTTACAAATGAAAATGGACTTCTAAGTATAGTTAATTATTGATGATATTGTAACTGGAATGCTCAAAGACCCCAGTGTAATGAAAGCTGTTAAAAAGCTTCATAACACCGGGGTCTTTACACGTGGAATTCCTTGCAGCTGTTTATTTATAAATCAGCATCTACTCAGCCAAGAACATTTCTTCAAGAGAAGGTTCATTGACTTCTACACGAAAGATGTTCACATGGCAGTTCGTAAAAGCGCGGATGATTTCGGCAATTTTTTGTTCGCTGCCGACGGTGATTGTGGTGAAGGCTACGTCTTTTTGTAGTTCGGTGCCGACTGATTCCAGCCAGGAGTAAAGCTTTTGCGCTTCGCCAGTGGGGATAGGGCCATGTTTTAACTGAACGGTAATGGCCGAGCGATAATACGAACGCAATTCATCCATTGTGCCGCTTTTGACAATGCCGCCGTCTTTCATGATCGCAATGGTGGTGCAGATCTTTTCTACTTCATCAAGGTTGTGGGAGGTCATGAAAACCGTCTTGCCTTGCTGCTTTAGTGAA includes these proteins:
- a CDS encoding GNAT family N-acetyltransferase, which translates into the protein MTIALEKKYIPFANYFSMATNPTLALHLTEIEKIMGQSLPNSAYLNQSWWKKTKAPAKHFHAWLDNGYIVKEFKSNRYVSFERIDLLTKNDENKDHANEDILFVRPAGHSDARFLAELQKNIEGESDFLLYGKEERALSTQKVRKQIIEWNQRGHSIVFLAILNGEHVGYLMVTGNEAKRATHRAALLLGIQADAQGKGIAYSLLQKAEEWAITKAISRLELTVSEENIPARKLFEKMEYKPEGIRNNSIIINNKLHNEIYMAKFLDY
- a CDS encoding alpha/beta family hydrolase — its product is MSFTIFFIWSQDTFEAVDADQIEIEEVIEPEDGWYIYRADNAEKGLILYPGAKVEPEAYAYLAQELSKQNITVAIPSVRLNLSILDVSKADEIIESDDSIEWYVSGHSMGGAAAAMYADQQLDRVNGLILLGAYAASNDYLSESNLPALSISGSEDGLSTPEKIKENSPNLPETTDFIEIPGGNHAYFGVYGSQSGDNEAQITVSEQQEIILELIVDWLENDHSLSEEE